The genomic DNA TGCTACACAACGGGATGTTACCAAAATACTTGTGTAGTATTGTGCAATGTCAATTACATAAAACAGCTGATCATGATCCATTTAATAGCCTTTAGAGTTGCCTTTcgatgtgttgtactgtatagaAAACAGTTGAAAAAGGGAAGAGAATTGTTGATTTTCTAAATTTGTTAGGATTTGTTTTGTGCTTAGGAACTTCAAATGTTAGCGTTATCTTTAAGAACAATTATGCTGACTTTACAGTATTTACTGTCTCTTGAAGCCTCCACCGCAAAGAAGCCAAAACCCCATACAAGCCTCAAGAAAATAAACTGAGTAAAAAATACAAGTATATAAAATCAGTTTTGACTTAATGTTATTTACATTGAACACATGCTCataatatattttaaaataatttatctttcttttattttcattttttcctataaaatagatttttttataCATGATCCTCTGACAACTACACAGTGCAGAGCTATGAGTTCAAAAATAGAATATGAAGGACTAAGACAATGACATTGAAGAACAACCATTGTATCATGCCGTCCTTTGTCTTGAAAAACGTAGAATATAAAACATACAAAATACATGCAATGTGCATACTGTATTCCTCTCTCCATGACTCAAATGTTGACCATTTGTATCCATTCAATACATGACCACTGTAGAGAACCACAGTCTTGGGCAGGGGAGTGTGGAAGCTGTGGGAAGCAGGCATTTATGCTCAGGCTTTCAGCAGAGCCATTATGGTTTCCATGTAGCGTGCAAAGTTCTATGTATATGTTTTTGACCATTCTTTATTTGGCATGTCTCCTCATTTTCAAAATGTTTGGAATTCAGCTCTAGAGGATGAACCAACCAACCTTCGTTAGGCTAGACTCCCTTCTGAGAGCATGCTGCTTTTTCTGGATAAATCATGGTGGGTCAAATCAGATATAAATCCTGTGAGTGTCACTGATTTAAAACTATGGGCGAACTGTAGTCTATCTATCATAGTCGGTGGTCAAAGCTATTTTCGAGGGTATTGGCATGCTATTTACTAATGTTGGTACTCGTTTGGCACTTGTTTTTCACTTACTGATGATCACTTACAATCAAAAGTTTACAGCAGCAATGTATTCCATATTCATGGTTTAgccttatatattataccattTGCCTTCCCAGCATCAGATGTCTTGGTCCTAACCTCCTTATTGCTACCAACTTCCTCTTTAATTGTCTGTGAGATTGTACCATGTGCCTCATTCTTGTCTCTATACCACAGGTGAATAAACCACTGCTTTTTACAATAAACAAAAACATCTGCACTGTATACATTCATAAATACAAGGTCTTTAAATACTTTAAAGGGAAATTATAAAGGGCTTCTGGGGCTTCAGTGCGTAAATGGGGCTATCTTACAATGTTGGGTTCCTCACTCAGTAGTTCATTCTCACCCACTTAAAACAAGGCAAAGACGGTATACCTAAAGGGAATCTAAAGATGACTTTGCATCTGACGAGTTATTGTAGCTGTTTACAGGGTTGGCTCTGCCTTTGCCACCAGTCATTTTAAACTTCAAACATCCAATATTAAATGTTAGTCATACAAATCTTACTGTACAACATAATGGTAACCTGCCTTAAAGAAAATTACTGTCAAAACAACACAAAAGGAGATTGTACCTTTGCAGTCACGGAGTTCTGTTAGCTATGCCCCAAACAATGGATAGAAAATGCATAGGCTACAGCTAGAGCATACATTTGCTTTGTTGTCGCAAACACATTTTGTCACCATAATACACCTTAAGCTTCAGCAGGACTATCTGTAAAAGACCGCATTTGCCTCAGGGTGTTAATTTTGAAGCCATTTTGCAGACATGTCAAGATGGATTTTAGTTTCCATAGCATCATACTGTTCATTTTCAACCTCAACCATTTATCCTTGTCAATCAAATGGTGCACtctagagagaggaaggaaggatatgAGAGTGTATGTATATAAATAGGGGTTACATTTCTCCTGTACCCATAGTTTGCTGTTTTCTTTACTTTATAGTAGTATTACTAGCAAGATTGGCTTTTCCTTTTTAAACAGAGTGCTAACTAAGTACCAAGAAGCAAGGTGACATAGTTGGGTTGCTATTACTTCGAGCATTAGTCAGCTGATTGGAAGATGCATTCTCTACTGGTCAAGTGGTCGGTCTCCTGTTTTCATGGTGACAGTAATAGACACTAGACTCAGAAAAGCAAGGCCATTCTCTCATTGAACTTTCGATTACATGCAGATTTTCAGTTTTTCTTTTTACTCTTTCTAAATAAGTATAGTGGTTTCAGTTATTCCCTGAACATTATTTGAGTTCGCCCAAAAGTAGTGTAAAATTACTGGCAAAAAAATGACATTTCTGCACTCAGAAATGTATTCACCAACAATTTCACTCTAGCGAAAAAGAATCAAAGACAAATGAGCGTGTTTCCTCTCCTCGGGAAGGAGTAGTCCCAAAGGGTCCATAAATGATCCACAGAGAGACACAAAGGACACAAATGTGCTGCTTTCCAAAGGGCCTTGTCAAAAGAAATGATAAAGCAAAAGAGAGCGAGAATACACAAACAACAATacatttgtgtagttagtggtttGTTTAAACATATTCAGAGAAGTGGCAAGTGTATATAATATCATTATAATACAATTTAATTTATTTACATACATATGCATACACACATTGGTGTGCGAGTGTAAATATGTGTGCGTATAATAAATCTTACACCCTGTGTTCTTAACAGTTTCAGAATATGGTTGCCATGATTGCCATATGAGTTGTCATTTGACTCCCCTGCACCCTCACTCGCCGccaacacacacatttctacatTGGGCAAGGCCCAAAAGCCAGTCTTTTACCATTACAGTCATTCTATTGGATCCTCATTAACAGCATGCTAGCCGGAGACAGCTGCCAAGTGCTGCGTTTTCTCACTGACACATCTGACTGGATGTTGAATAGGCGAGGTAGCCTTTATCCAAGGCTCTAACTCTGCAACCAGAAAGCATGAGACACGTGTTGACCCAGTTGTCAGACAATGCCAATCTCCTGCTGCAACTCCAACCCCCATTGGCTGGGGCCACAGGGCATTAGAACCAAACCCACATGACAGAAAATCCCTCAAAGTGCTTATAAAGGTCCTCCAACTCCATTGTCTTGCTCTCTCCTCTAAGACTGGGCTACCCTTTACAGGTGTAGACCTCCTCTCTCTGCGTGCACTGCTTGCATTCGACGTAGCAGCACCAGCGCACCTGACACTGGCATGGCCGGGTCACCACTCGGCTCTGGGTATTGTGGCCCCTGCCGCAGCAGATGGCGTCGCAGTTCTTGTCCTTGTAGCACTTCCTGGCCGAGGTGCCTGGCGAGTACTTGCTGGGCCGGCAGAAACTGGGCGAGTCCTCAATGTGGAGCAGGTCCATGGTGCGTGGGATTGGGTCATTGCTGGGGCCTGGTAAGGGCTGCTGCTGGGGCCGGGCCTGGGAGATTTCCCCCTCCCCCGTGGCCTCGTTGGTGGAGCTGCCCACCTTCAGAGAGGCCTCGTAGCGCTGTTTCAGCTGCTTGCCGATCTCATGGAAGGGCGAGAGCTGCCTCCAGCATGTCTGGACGGTGCAGGAGCCTGAGACGCCATGGCATTTGCAGGTAGTCTCTACCCCGGCTTTGATCACCtggtggtgggagaggagaggaacatacAGACAGTCAGCCACCACAGGGGATCAAAGGGACAGCCTGAGAACAACATAAAATCAACTTTGACCGACTTTATACTTTGTATAGTAAGCAATGTTTCAAAGAAGAAGAAAACTACCGAGACACTCCCCTGTAATTTCTACAGCACAATGGGTCTATGTAATACGTCCTAATATCATAATTAATAACCTTCAATATGAAGACTTTACTCATATCATAAACGGGACATCAATGTATTAAAATGTGATGAGCACCGAGGCCATAATGATATTTTCTGCTGATACTCCCACCACAGAGTTAGATTATCTAGAGGCTCTACTTATTGGTGATAAACTGTCATTAACATAATAACAATTTACATGGCAACATTGTCACACTGACGTCACTTCCCGACCAAATACCAAAACATGTGGTACACTATAAGCAATAATTTAAAAGAGAATCTTTGTGGGTGGGAGTGACGATCCCATTCTGTTATGATAATATTGGGTAATCGAGTTTGCTTAAAGTCATCATGGTTATTACTAGTAGTAAGTAGAGGACATAGCTGAGGCACTTTTTCTGAAGAAAAGATCCCTTGAATTCCACAGCCAAGGGAAAGAAGGAGACAGGATACCCAGAACCTGGCCCCTGTTCTTGGGAGACAGGTCCATCTCTTCCACCAGGCCAACTCCATAATACTGCAGTTAGGCCAGCACGTGGAAAGCTAAACAAATCTATTTTACGTCAAATATGTTGAGGCCCGAAGATTTCTCAAAATGCATATAATGGGATCTATTCAACAGATGGCATGGAATATGGACTCAGTTCAACTTGACAGACCACTTCTGACTGTTAATGTTCGACAAAGTAACATTTTCAGGAGTGAAAGGGTTGTTGCTTGGTCAAATACAGCACAACAGTAAATAGTACACGTTGCGACATAGCTTGAACTCTCTGTGGCAGGCAATGGTTCATTTGTGTACAGCTCAGTCAGCATCAACTGACCACAACATAAAAAAGTTGTGTGAAAATCCATAATGCATATTCTCCAAAGGAGGCTTGGACTGGACAGACAGTTTCTCTCCGGTTCTGTTCTCACACACTGGGAAACAGCTTGGGGGATAAGAAAGACGTGGTGCATATTCGCCACACTTGCAGTTCAGTTCAGGAACATTTGAGATGTCAGCTTTAAACTGTTCTAGGGATGCATAGCCTAGCACATTCCAAGGTTTGTGCTTCATATGGGACGTGGTACACCTCACTACATGTGCAAATAAGAAAAAACCTGAACGAAAACAGCGTTGTAAATCTTTTATCACAAATCAAATATCCTGAGAGAATGGATTTGGAGAGCCAAGTTGAAGAGGAAGAGCACACCATGGGTCTTTGGGAAGAGCTTTCTGTCTGCTAACAATTGGGGAAGTGTGCTTCTGCTATAATTTAAATTCATACTAAAATTAAAATGGCCACAATATGAGAAAATCTGAGTAAAGCTAGCGGATGCCAGGACCTTGACTTTGCTTTGGCTTGACAATTTAAGACCATTCTCTCTTCTTTTTGATTTTACTATTAAAATCACATCCAAGCTGAAAAACCAAACCCTCGTTCCCTCACCACAAACAATTGTCGACTCCCGCCAAGGCACAAACGAAGGCTATTATCTCTCTAATTTGAGAGGGAGAACCAAAGGTTGATAAATGAGAGTTATCTTATTTGACTGAATTTAGCAGTCAATATAAGTGATTTAGGCTGGCCTTTTATCTTCCTATTAAGTGGGTGCTTTAGAATCTATAGTATGTGTTTAATAACCACAGCATGTGGGTAAATGTTTCTCTGTTGACCACTGGAATGTAGTCATAAAAACTCTGCCTTTGTTATTCCTCTCGTGGTCACATTAAATTCCTATCTGGTCATTTTCACTGGTTCTGGTAATTTTTTGTGTCTTTTTGACTGATGTCAACTTAGAGAACAATAATTTAACAACCCAACATTATATATGTAAAGATGTGTATGTAGGAGAATATATTCACCCTAGAATACGCCCATAGAACTCAACTATCTCAAGAGAGGGCAATGCATTCAGTAGCTCTACAAGGCCTAGATATATCAAACTccactatcaatcaatcaataactAAATCACTCAATCaaccagtcaatcagtcaatcaaccaTCAACTATTCATATAGTCCTTTTTACAGCAACAGTGGTGAGGAGTTGTGAGTTGTGGTCCCATCACACGAATCAACAATATCAAATGCACTGCATCATCCAACACGGCTCCACCCTACACTCACCTTCATGCCCACGTTACTGTTGTGCATGTCCACGCGGGCACGCAGGTCCTTGTTGGAGCGTTTGCCCAGGAAGTCCTTGACAAACTTGTTGCTGTACTTCAGGTTGTCTCCACAGCCGCCCCACTGCCAGGCCTTGCGGTTCTCCAGGTCTGGTGCTTCATCACAGGTGCAACGCTCCATCCGCCCGGCGCTACACGCCTTGGCCATGGCGTGAGTCAAGCCTGCTGAGGAGACGGCATACAGGAAGGCTGTCTCCTTAAAacctggagagagatatggagcaAGGGGAAGAATCAGATATCAGTTATAAGCTACCAGCGTCCTACTGGACGCTCAAAATAAGCCATTGAATGTTGACATCACATTAAAAACAACCTAcaacactctactgtactatctactatggCCATTCAATGTTAAACCATTCAATGATGGCAGCATAAATTGCAAAaatgtctctccccctccacccatgAACATGAGTTATCTGCATGCTGAAAAAGTTTAACTCAGAACATATTACATGTATACTGATATATGAAGTTGAGAAGCTTTTCTTTCCCTTACCTCTCTTTAAAATGTTGGCTCTGTAGCGGCCCTCTAAAGAGCAGTTCCACCTCTCAAAGCGGAACTGGTACTGGCACTCCAGGGCGCTCATGCTGATGGCCTCCATGAGGGTCTCGGCCACACCCGGGTCTCGTCGACACATCCGCCTCTGCTTTTTCTCCAGTTTGAGCCGGTCGCACAGCTTGTAGTGGGCCCTGCCCACGTTCTCCTCGGGTTGGGAGCTCAGCGGTAGGATGGACAGGGGTTCATTACCTGTCAgtctggggagacagagagaaatacccGTTAGATACTGTCAGATGCTCCTGCTGTGCTCCTGCTGGCAACGCTTTGACCCAAGGGCCTTGGGTCAAAGAGAGGCAAATGTTGTACTGTAACACACCATTAGGAGGGATCAGAGAATGAAAAATCAACTACGGAACACTCAGTCAGTACTGTGGACTGGAAATGTCAAGAAAATAGTATGCTAAGTCCCAGATATAGAAGGCTGACCTTTATGGTCTAAGTCAGAGCTGGTTAATGTTCGAGAGATTTCGGCTGCCATTTTTTGAAGGTTGCATTTGAGTACAATGGTTAATGTTCTGGGGAATGCAATGTTTTCTGGAGATTGAGATCAACATTCACCATGTCTGTGTATATAACACAATCTCAGCAGCTAAAGAACATTCTGTGCTGATTTCTCTCTTTCAGGGTAGCTACCAATAAGGTCGCTAGTCATAACAtcgctggctagctagctagattgATACAGAGTGGTTAAAGGACATGATATGACAGATTTAAAACAATGGTCCCACACAGTCAATTTGACCGTCACACCACAGGCATGCTAAACAGTAGCCAACCAATGGAGACCTATCATATCCCAGAGACGAATGACTGTCACTCACGGCAACCAGCGGTGTATAGATTTAAACATGATCACACAGCAGGCTTTACAGCCTCATTATAGAATCCTCATACAAACTTCCAGTGTTCATGACCATAAAGCTGCAATTCATTTGAAATATAATGAGGCTAAGCTTAGTTTCTAAACACGGTATAGGAGAACATGTGGTAGAGTTGCACTCCTTTCGTCAGTTTATTTAAAGGAAGCGTACATAAAACACACAAGCTAGCCCGGGGTCTGCCGCATAGCTGGCAAAATCCTCCCGGACTGACCAGCGTTCTGAGGTTGTGACGGATAGACAAAGCAGAGCATTACTTTCACACAGAGACGCAGGGGACATGACTGTCAGTCTGTGACCATGTTGGTCACACCATCTGACAGAATTGGCAGGGTAGATGTTCATTATGTGCAATTTCAGGGCCACTTTTACACCGTTAAAGTGAAAGAGAAACAGAAATGGATTTACAGAAGAATTCACAAACAGACTCCTACAACGGACCCAGGCACATAATATGCCATTACTGAAAGAGTTTAATGCCTTTACAATGTCAATGTTTCCCTGCTAATATTGACACCTGCTATATTTGAAAACAATCTGGGGTTGTCCTGACAACAGCCATCAACAAAGGATAAACATATTAGATTTACTCTGGAGGTGACAAGGAGAGGTTGTTTTTCTTCTTGTCTCCTCAACATAACTTCAGTGCTCTGCTCAGTGCCATACGGTGACCTGTCTCTGGCCTCTGCCATCAAAATGTTGGCATTTAGCAATGGGCCTTGAGTGAACTTCCCTTCCATCAATCTCAATAAAACAGCAGAGGtttgttttatctaatgggtttAGCATGTCACCAGACAGAAAGCTGAGGACAGGATCCTATTTTAGTTACCTTGTCATGTTCAGGTGAATCTGGTGTGTCAAATTCGGATGACACAGTTCTGATCTCATTCACAAAACAATGAACTGATTGCACCATGCACAATGAGAGTTCCATGCagacatcaccagtcacatgggcAGAACAGGAGGCAATAGCTAGTCTAATGAGTAACTATGACAAGTGAACCGTACAGTAACTCTTCAGTGAGGAAAGATTCCGTCCTGGTCTATAAGAGTAGGACGGACACAagctaatgagagagagagtgagcaagacacagccagccagccagccagtcagccactattagcatttagctagCGTGTTCCTGATGCCAATGAACCAGAAACCTATTCAATTCAATTTCCAGCCCATGAGTCATTTGGGTACAACTATTAACCAAAGTCACAGCCATAGAGATTCCTTCCAGATGTCCCAGGCATAGACCATGTTGCAGCGAATGTGAACACTGATTGATTCACAGTCTGTATCTCTTAGAGTTACTGGGTACTTCTGTCATCTGTGTACATCTCTGTGTACTCCTTCAGTCAATTGTGCTACATGTTCACTTTATGACCTCATTTGACTTCTGTCATTCAGAGCCAAACGGCCTCAATGAAGTCACAGAGGTCatgtaacacacagagagagaaatctTTCAAAAGTGATAATAACTGATTGTGAAGTGTTTCCCCTGGAGTCTAAAACCATGACAAATATGGTCACATAGTCATACTGCCTACCAATATCCTATTATGTTAAGCCTATGTTAGCTTACGTTATAAAAAAGGTTATTACACATTGTGGAATACTATACAGTGCTTTAATAACCTACTATGTACATGGAATGCCCCATATGAAGAACATGATCTCAACAGTCCAGTGGGGTAAAGGGCAGGTTTTGCGATTTGTGTATTCAGATCAGGTCAAATGGCTCCTATCTCTTTTTTTTCAAAACATGTTTGCCTTTCCTAACTTGTCTGACAACTATGAATTTTTCTAATGGAAACCTTACAAGCTGTGTCTTGACAGAAATTGTTCTCCTTTAGGGAGTAAAAGAGCTTAAGTGCATAGTCGGATAGTCTGGCCTGACTGTGCCTCATTATGTACCGTACGTGTAGAGATACAAATGCTATCTTTATTCATCTTAATTGTTATTCATGTTGATACTATGTGTATCCACTAATGTACGTCTacaacacagtgaggagaaaATAAATAACTTATCAACTCCTGTTGATAAATGTGTACATTGACAACATTTCCACAACACTTCTGCAGTGGGCTGAGACTCAATATTTGAATGATGGCAACACCATTTAGAGTACCTGCTTAATTCATTTCTACATGCCATCAGGAGAGCCAAGAGAATGGAAACTCCAGCCATCACTCAACAAGCCCTATGATACACAGTTgacgtcggaagtttacatacactcattaaaacttgtttttcaaccactccacaaatgtcttgttaacaaactatagtttgggcaaatcggttaggacatctactatgtgcatgacaaaagtacattttccaacaattgtttacagacagattatttcacttataattcactgtatcacaatgccagggggtcagaagttttcatatactaagttgactgtacctttaaacagcttggacaattccagaaaaggatgtcatggctttagaagcctctgataggctaattgacattgtttgagtcaatttgaggtgtacctgtggatatatttcaaggcctaccttcaaaattagtgcctctttgcttgacatcatgggaaaataaaaaaaataaaaaattgtagacctccacaagtctggttcatctttgggagcgaTTTCCAAACACCTTAAGGTACCGTGTTCAtctgtacgcaagtataaacaccatgggaccacgcagccgtcataccgctcaagaaggagacgcattctgtctcctagagatgaacatactttggtgcgaaaagtgcaaatcaattccagaacaacagcaaaggactttgtgaagatgctggaggaaacaggtacaaaagtatctatatccacagtaaaacgagtcctatatcgacataacctgaaagccgctcagcaaggaagaagccactgctccaaaactgccataaaaaagccagactacggtttgcaactgcacatggggacaaatatcgtactttttggagaaatgtcctctggtctggtgaaacaaaagtagaacagcttggccataatgaccaaaaGGGgatggcttgcaagccgaagaacaccatcccaaccacgaagcacaggggtggcagcatcatgttgtgggggtgctttactggtgcacttcacaaaatagatggcattatgagaaAGGACAATTATGTTGACGCAACATAAAATCTCcagaaatcagtcaggaagttaaggcttggtcgcaaatgggtcttccaaatggacaatgaccccaagcattacttccaaagttgtggaaaaatgtcttaaggacaacaatgtcaaggtattggaatggccatcacaaaggccTGACTTTAATCCTGTagaaatatgtgggcagaactgaaaaagtgtgtgagaaaggaggcctacaaacctgactcagttacaccagctctgtcaggaggaatgggccaaaattcacccaacttattgtggaaagcttgtggaaggctacccaaaacatttgacccaagttaaacaatttaaatgtgtgctaccaaatattaattgcgtgtatgtaaacttctcatccactgggaatgtgatgaaagaaatataagctgaaataaatcattctctctgctattattgtgacatttcacattcttaaaataaagtggtgatcctaactgacctaagacagggaatttttactgggattaaatgtcaggaattgtgaaaaactgagtttaaatgtatttagctaaggtgtatgtaaacttcccacttcaacggTATGCCTGAAACGTAATAATATACCAACTTTACTGAACTTAGATATCGCTGAAGGAATGAAATAAGCGATGTTGCCCAGTAGATACAAAGTGGAACCGATTATTCATGAACTTGACAGTCTCAGTAAATGAAGTACCTGTTtttagagaaaaaaaagaaaaattccTATAGATTTGACAGATGTAAGCATCACGCTCCTAAAGTCTGTAAGAACAAAAGAAACGTATAGCCTTTGTAATGTACCGTACACAGCAATTCAATTATGTTAGGCACAATGGTTGCTCATGGCATAACTCCAGACCGTTTGCTACCGGTTGTCGCTAAACTATACATGGGTGTGCCATTAGTACTAATAACAGCAGTGGTGAAACTCCACAGTCTTCATTTTCTCAATCCTATCACCATGACATGTTACATTCCTTAGTGGACACGACACACATCAAGAGCCTCAACCACTACTGTAACTATCACACTGTCTCCTCAGTGATAACTCTCCATAGAGCACAGatgcctggctggctgcctgcgTGGCCCTGCGGCTATCCAAGACAAGagtcaaataaaatgtaattccTCAAAAGTGTCTGTGTGCTGTGACGTCTGTCTATCCGTCCGtcagtctgtccatctgtctgctTGCCTGTGTGTCTATCTGAGACACAAAGAAATTCTGAAGCTGGAGGGAGGCAAGAGACAACACTGATTCTTTGGGCTACTGCTTTGCCTGCCTAGCTGTGACTGACTTCCACACGAAGGCATGTTTTTATCCAGTTACCAAGAAGGCTGGGGGGCAAAGTGCGGATAGGAGAGATTTGGGAAAATGGAGAAACACGTCAGGTCTTGCGAGAAGAAGCTACTGTGGCTCCTCTTGTCCATGTTTCCGCTATGTGTCAGACCAGTGTACATTCAAATGCTAACACAGATGTGCTCTAATTCCAGTTCCATTTCTGATATCTACAGGAGGAGTTAAGAGGAGGCTATCGGATTAGGTTTGAAAACACTGATTACTTCTTAGAGCTATCCTCAACATGCACTATGGTGATGTCATGTTACTTTGAATTGTGCTGCTGCGT from Oncorhynchus keta strain PuntledgeMale-10-30-2019 chromosome 23, Oket_V2, whole genome shotgun sequence includes the following:
- the wnt9a gene encoding protein Wnt-9a, translating into MLDGHLLLGWLSFTVIVYLFNLPGPTTAYFGLTGNEPLSILPLSSQPEENVGRAHYKLCDRLKLEKKQRRMCRRDPGVAETLMEAISMSALECQYQFRFERWNCSLEGRYRANILKRGFKETAFLYAVSSAGLTHAMAKACSAGRMERCTCDEAPDLENRKAWQWGGCGDNLKYSNKFVKDFLGKRSNKDLRARVDMHNSNVGMKVIKAGVETTCKCHGVSGSCTVQTCWRQLSPFHEIGKQLKQRYEASLKVGSSTNEATGEGEISQARPQQQPLPGPSNDPIPRTMDLLHIEDSPSFCRPSKYSPGTSARKCYKDKNCDAICCGRGHNTQSRVVTRPCQCQVRWCCYVECKQCTQREEVYTCKG